CTTCTGGCATGCTCCTTGGCAAAATCTGCCACCTCTCCTTCGAAATACCGATCAATCGTCGAAAACCAGAGCTCCAACCAATTCCCAAAATGAACTTGATCAATCTGATGATTCATCGAGGCATCCACTTCCCGATGGACTTTGGTGGGATTAAATTTCCCCGCTCCAGGACCAGTTTGAAGGAGTATCATTTCCCAAAAATCTGAAAGATGTACTAAATGATGGTTCCAATCCTCCACCATCTGATTAAAAACAGGACCTAAGACCTCATGCATCCGAACTTTCTCGTAAAATCTGCTCACCAAAAAGTCTACTTCCCGTCGGGACTGAATCGGAATTCGGTTCATTTTAATATGGGATTTAACACCTCCGACTTCCCATCAATATCGGCGGGAATCGGCAAACCTAAAAGTTGACACACTAGAGGATAGATGTGAATATTTTGAAAAGGCTCAATTACCAACTCAGATTTCAATTTTGGACCGCGAGCATAGAAAATCCCCCACATTTCTTGATACTTTGGACTGAAACCGTGCTCCCCAAAAACCTCTGTCTTGAGCAGGGCTGAGCGATTTTGATATCGCATCATCCCGCGATTATCCGCCAAATAGTACCCAAACTCTGGAATGACAATAAAATCCCCAAATCGCTGAGGATAGCGAGTAACATCTGTGTAATTTTTATTTCCGACAAAATCATCGATCTGGACATGCTCGGATCGCTGAGTAATTTTTTGGATTGCATCGACTTTGGTGCTCGGATCAGCTAAATGAACGTGCACCAAGGCTCCATTATTGACTAATCGAGCGTCCACTCCTTCCGTCAATTTGTCTAAATTGATCAGCTTTTGCTTTTCTACCGGAGCCATTCCGTGGTCGGACACAAAAATGATATGAACAGGAAGATCGAAGCTTTCAACTCCTTCAATCAATGCTCCTAATTCATGATCAAGTTTTTGAAGTGCTTTCCCAATCATCTCATGGTTGTCAGGACCATAGGCATGACCAACGTCATCCATATCTGAAAAATACAAGGTGATCAGGCTTGGACGCTCCGAATCGGGTAAGCTCAGCCAATCAAATACTTTGGCTATTCGAGTGAGATTGGGCACCTTTCCATCGTAGTCAAAATATTCACTCGGGCGAATTCCCTGAACAGGAGCCTCTGAACCCACAAAAAAATAACTCACTGCTTTCAGCCCATTTTCCTCCGCCAAAACCCAAAGCGGTTTTCCCCCATACCAATATCCGTCCTGGACAATATCTCGATTGCCCATCGTATAAACCTGGTCTTTTTCTGGTTCATAAAATGAATTATCCACCAATCCATGATGATCGGGAAGCATACCGGTAGCGATCGTGTAGTGATTGGGAAAGGTCTTGGAAGGAAAAGAAGGAATCAATCCCTTTGCAGCCGTACCTTCAGCAATAAATCGGCTTAGGTTTTCGGGTTGAAATCGCTCCACATAATCATAGCGAAACCCATCCAAGGAAATTAAAATTACGATAGGCTTTTTCTCTTGGGCCAACGAGGCGTATCCAAGACCGACAACCAATCCTATTAAAACCAAAAACCGCTTCATGTTTTTATTTCAAAATTACCCATACCGTCTTGGGATGCAATCATTTTTTTAGAGATTGAACTCAAGTTTGATTCCTATGAAAAATCTACTTCTCATCCTTTCGCTATTCGCAGTATCCTGTGTCCAAGCCGAAAAGCCCAAAAAACCAACCTACACGCTTACCGATGAGCAATTGCTCGATACGGTGCAGTACTACACCTTTCAGTATTTCTGGAAAGGTGCCGAACCCAACTCAGGCATGGCTCCAGAGCGGATCCATATCGATGGGATCTATCCGGATAATGATGCCCATATTATCACCACCGGAGGTACAGGTATGGGACTAATCGGGATTTTGGGAGCGATTGAGCGGGGATGGATCAGTCGGCAAGAGGCCGTGGCACGATTTGAAAAAATGATCAGCTTTCTTGAGAAAGCTGATCGTTGGAATGGCATTTGGCCGCATTGGCTGGATGGAAAAACAGGTCGGGTCAAACCTTTTTCTCCAAAAGACGACGGGGCTGATCTCGTCGAATCAGCCTTCCTTATGCAAGGATTATTGGTAGTTAGAGAGTATTTCAAAACCGGAACAGAAGCCGAAAAATCCATTGCAGAGCGCATAGATAAACTATGGAAAGAAATGGATTTTGCCTTCCATACTCAAAATCAGAATGTGTTGTATTGGCATTGGTCTCCTCGCTATCAATGGGAAATGAACTTTGCTCTCGAAGGATACAATGAATGTCTCATCGCCTATGTACTTGGAGCTGCCTCCCCGACCCATTCGATCCCTGCTGAAGCCTACCACCAAGGCTGGGCGAGATCTGGTGGAATTCAAGCGACCAATTCAGGGGCTTTTGGATTCCCTCTTCAACTCAAACATAACGGAGCAGAACAATATGGAGGCCCGCTCTTTTGGGCGCACTATTCCTACCTCAGTTTAAATCCCAAAGGGCTCAAAGATCAATATGCCGACTATTGGCAGGAAAACGTAAATCAGACCTTAATCAACCGGGCTTGGTGTATCCAAAACCCCAAAAAATTCAAAGGCTATGGAGAAAATCTCTGGGGATTGACAGCCTCGTATTCGATCAACTTTTATGATGCTCACCGACCTGGCAATGATACGGGCGTGATTTCCCCAACTGCTGCCGTTTCGTCCATTGTTTATACCCCGGAAGAATCCCTGAAAGTAATCCGAAACCTGTACGAAAACTATGGAGAAAAAGTCTTTGGCCCGTATGGATTTTACGACGCCATGAGTCCAGAACACAACTTCTTCCCTCAGCGCTATTTGGCCATCGACCAAGGACCGATGGTTTCGATGATTGAAAATTACCGAAGTGGATTAGGATGGAAACTTTTTATGCAAATTCCGGAGGTTCAAGCCGGGCTCCAAAAATTAGGATTCAGTTATCAACCGGGAAATTAAACCAAATCCAAACGCATCAGATAATCCGTTTGGATTTCATCACCAAAAGGAAAAGGATGGCTTCCGAATATTCGGAGGCCATTTTTTTCATAAAAGCGGATTGCACGAGCATTATGCTCCCATACGCCTAGCCAGAGGTATTTTTTCTGATGCTGCTTCGCAAAGTCAATGACCGTATCGAGCAGCTTTTTCCCCAATCCACTTCCCAAATACTCTTCCAAGACATACAATCGAGCGATCTCTAAGCTATCGGGATCGTGCACGTCTGTCTGGGCGGGCACCAAATTGACTTTGGTGTAGGCGATGATTTCACCTTCGAGTTCAGCCACAAAAAAGGTAGAAGCAGGGTTAGCAAGCTCCTTTTCAAACTGAGATAAGGTAAAGGCTTCAGCGAGATAGGCCTCCACATTTTCAGGCTTGTTGCCAGCCGTAAAAGCCTGTAAAAAGGCAGTTCTTGCCATGTGCAGTAAATCCCCCAAATCTGAATTTTGTGCTACTCGAATGGTCATTTGTATTAATTCGTCTAAAGTTTTTTCAATGCGACATCGATTTGGGAAACGGGATATTCTCCTAGAATTGCCCGATAATTTCCCTTGGGACTGATGACCACAAAACTCCCACATGGATAAGGAAATTGGAAGAACATTTTTTCAAAAAGTCCTTCTGGATCAGCCTTCCATTCCACAATCCCCTCGTATTTCTCTAATCCATGTGGATTTTTATAAAAATAGAATGGAGCCACGGTGTTGTGCTTTTCCGAATACCTAACCACGGCCTTATGCTTATTCTTGAGGTAGGCCGCATCGGTTGATCCTGTAGAATTGCATTCATCCTTGCCTGGATAATACAGAACAATGATTGGTTTTCCAGCTCCATATTCTTGCTTTAAGCCCAACTTTTCATAGATCAACCTCGCGTCAGTTACTCCCGCAGGCATTCGATGCACCAACTTCATATCTCCCTCCAGCTCTCCAGGAACCCCGAAGTAAGGCCCATTCAGGATTTTCTCTTCGTAATCTATTCGGGTAATCTTCCTGCCAAACTCATTGAAGTAAGATTGGGAAAAAACTTCTCCCACCAAGCAAATCAGCAGAAAAGCCAGAAAATAGCCGCTTTTGATCATGGCGCAAATTGAACCTAAAATTCATGAAAAAATATACCTCAGTTTCTTATGTATATAAGAAATTGATATATTCGAATTCAAACTTAACACCATGTCAAGCAACGCGCTGATCAAAGGAAGCCTTCAAACCATCATTCTTAAACTACTTGAGGAAAATGAAAAGATGTACGGCTACGAAATCACCCAAAAAGTGAAGGAACTCACTGCCGGCGAGATCAAAATCACCGAAGGCGCCCTCTACCCTGCCCTACACAAGCTGGAAGCTGAAGGATTGCTCACCACCGAAATCCAGCAAGTAGACAATCGCGTGAGGAAATACTACAGCCTGACCAAGGACGGGCAAAAGGAAGTGAGCTCCAAGCTGGCCGAACTTCAGTCATTTGTAGAAAGTATGCAACGCATCATCAATCCGGGATTGAAGCCGGACTTGGGATTTTAATTCTTGAAAAATGAGGCAGTTGACCCAATCAGAATTTAAGGAAGTGCAGCGGGTAATTTTTCACAAGGAAATTTCCTCGGCAGAAGTATTGTCTGAAATCTACGATCACTATGTCAGCCATTTACAAGAATTTCCTGAGGAAAAATTCAGTCTCCAACTTTTGGAGTTAGAGCAAAAGTTCACCTTTGCCTATTGCCATGCTCTTCAAGCGAAATTTAATAAGTCAATGAGAGAAGATATCAGCAAAACGCAGTGGCTGGTGCTTCGAAAATATTTTTGTACCTCCCGTTGGATTTACGCAGCAGGTATTTTGGCCCTACTCTTTTATATCGCCAATCAAACCCAATCCGAAAAAGAGGTCGGAATCCTAATCCTATCCCCGCTGATTTTGTTGACAATCGTCTGGTTTGCATTCAACTGGAGAGTTGCAAAAAAAATCAAACCAATCAAGCGAACATTCAAAGGAATGGCTATTCCCATCTATTCCTCGACAGCAACGCCATTTTCTGAGCGGATCTATCTACCTGTCCTATTAGGCCAAGTCCTGATCTATTTCCCGAGACTTTTCGACTTTGGAATAGACTTTAATCCGATTTTGCCCGGCGTGGCTGCAGTGATTACCGCTGTGTTGACGCTGTATTTACTGTCTTTACTTGAAGTTTGGAAAATCAAATCCAAA
Above is a window of Algoriphagus sanaruensis DNA encoding:
- a CDS encoding group III truncated hemoglobin — translated: MNRIPIQSRREVDFLVSRFYEKVRMHEVLGPVFNQMVEDWNHHLVHLSDFWEMILLQTGPGAGKFNPTKVHREVDASMNHQIDQVHFGNWLELWFSTIDRYFEGEVADFAKEHARRMAHMLFMRIWEARNPG
- a CDS encoding ectonucleotide pyrophosphatase/phosphodiesterase, giving the protein MKRFLVLIGLVVGLGYASLAQEKKPIVILISLDGFRYDYVERFQPENLSRFIAEGTAAKGLIPSFPSKTFPNHYTIATGMLPDHHGLVDNSFYEPEKDQVYTMGNRDIVQDGYWYGGKPLWVLAEENGLKAVSYFFVGSEAPVQGIRPSEYFDYDGKVPNLTRIAKVFDWLSLPDSERPSLITLYFSDMDDVGHAYGPDNHEMIGKALQKLDHELGALIEGVESFDLPVHIIFVSDHGMAPVEKQKLINLDKLTEGVDARLVNNGALVHVHLADPSTKVDAIQKITQRSEHVQIDDFVGNKNYTDVTRYPQRFGDFIVIPEFGYYLADNRGMMRYQNRSALLKTEVFGEHGFSPKYQEMWGIFYARGPKLKSELVIEPFQNIHIYPLVCQLLGLPIPADIDGKSEVLNPILK
- a CDS encoding glucoamylase family protein, with translation MKNLLLILSLFAVSCVQAEKPKKPTYTLTDEQLLDTVQYYTFQYFWKGAEPNSGMAPERIHIDGIYPDNDAHIITTGGTGMGLIGILGAIERGWISRQEAVARFEKMISFLEKADRWNGIWPHWLDGKTGRVKPFSPKDDGADLVESAFLMQGLLVVREYFKTGTEAEKSIAERIDKLWKEMDFAFHTQNQNVLYWHWSPRYQWEMNFALEGYNECLIAYVLGAASPTHSIPAEAYHQGWARSGGIQATNSGAFGFPLQLKHNGAEQYGGPLFWAHYSYLSLNPKGLKDQYADYWQENVNQTLINRAWCIQNPKKFKGYGENLWGLTASYSINFYDAHRPGNDTGVISPTAAVSSIVYTPEESLKVIRNLYENYGEKVFGPYGFYDAMSPEHNFFPQRYLAIDQGPMVSMIENYRSGLGWKLFMQIPEVQAGLQKLGFSYQPGN
- a CDS encoding GNAT family N-acetyltransferase → MTIRVAQNSDLGDLLHMARTAFLQAFTAGNKPENVEAYLAEAFTLSQFEKELANPASTFFVAELEGEIIAYTKVNLVPAQTDVHDPDSLEIARLYVLEEYLGSGLGKKLLDTVIDFAKQHQKKYLWLGVWEHNARAIRFYEKNGLRIFGSHPFPFGDEIQTDYLMRLDLV
- a CDS encoding PadR family transcriptional regulator, with the protein product MSSNALIKGSLQTIILKLLEENEKMYGYEITQKVKELTAGEIKITEGALYPALHKLEAEGLLTTEIQQVDNRVRKYYSLTKDGQKEVSSKLAELQSFVESMQRIINPGLKPDLGF